The Ictalurus punctatus breed USDA103 chromosome 28, Coco_2.0, whole genome shotgun sequence DNA window tttgttttttgaaatgacacactcaccatccactttttagaaacacctgtacattcatacAGTTCTCTAAATCATTATatcatatggcagcagcacaacgaataaaatcatgcagatacaggtcaagagcttcaggtaatgttcacatcaaacgtcAGAACGGGGAAAaggtctgatctctgtgactttaaccgtagCATAGTTGCTGATGCCAGATGGGCTGCTTTAAGTATtgcagaaactgttgatctcctgggattttcacacacacacacacacacacacacacacacacagcagtctctagagtttacacagagggAGGGTCTGCAGTCCGAAATACCTTGTTGATAGAGATCAGAGTAGAAAGACCAGATTGGTATGAGCTGAAAGTCTACAATAACTCAAATCATCACTCTTTAagaccatggtgagcagaaaagcatctcagaacgtaGACGAACGTAGAACACGTCAAATCTTGatgtggatgagctacaacagcagaagagcaCACAAGCTTCCTCTCTTGTCTCTCTGTCCAGTTTTGCTGTTTTGATGATTTAATCTCCTTATGTCATGCAGATTTCCTAAACTGTGGACATTTTTGTATGTtcaaaaatgatattttctaaaatgtttaaCTCTATAATattgcttatttttattatcataACCTGAATGTTAAAAAATTTGGACACTGGAAGAGCACCTTTTTTAAACTTCAGGCAGattgttttactttttccttttaaatataAGTAATATTTAGACAATCAAAATTCATAAAGTAATTTTAagtaaacaaaagagaaaatgtAAAAGAATCTGCATATTCATATAAATCATTTGTGCATAAAAGGGTTAAGAAATTTagcaatttaatttattttattgtattttaacttcattatttaaataaaattcgAAAATGATGAATTCTTTATTGTTATTCTTGTtattcttgttattattatttttaaaaggacAGTTTGTAGTTATACGATACTTGGATTGGAATGGAAAGagtcaatctggcaacccacaTTTCTTCCCAACAGTCTCCTCTGCCGAAAAGGAGCTTCAAATCCTAACTTTATCAGGTtagatataataaatatataaaatagaataaaatctCGATTCATCCTCAAATCTGCAGTTTCCATGTGTCTCAATAAAACTCACCCTGTTCATTAAAATCCTCCTCATCCTCGAGGAGTCCTTCATCCGCTCTAATCTCGGGATCTCCGTTTGGTCCTGACATTTTCATCTctctactaaatactaaagcAACGTTAAACGAGCTGAACAGCTAAACAAAATCCCATTTCACtgtacactcacatacactaaATATGAGCTAAAACTCATCCAAACAAGACAGTGAACTGATTCGGGTGTATGTGCATGCACTGCCCAGACAGCTGACTGTCAGGTGACTGTAAAAGGTCTCCAGATGAAATGCCttactgtaataaaatatttatgaatggAAATATATAATCTGGTCAACGAATATACGAACAAATAACCTTTaaactgtgtgtttatttccatttccgatactgtactgtttatttcagaaaacacaacaaacaagcGTCTAAAACGCTTATAATACAGTAATACCGCTGTGAAAAAAACAAGTTCAgattacaataaaaacaacaatacgattttgattttatttacttcataaatctatttattaaatgttgtGTATGGCATTGTGTGCAGGCATTATTGATAGTCGCCAATCTGAGGGGAGGGCCAATGAGGTGTTGTAAGTGTCGCACAAAATATACGTCACGTTCAAGTTCTAACACCAGTCTATCGGTTGTTTTAGCATTATTAGTTAAAACAGGTAACTTATTGTTgtctaattaaatatatttgctATTCGTGCTTCAGGTCACACGTAAAGGTTTTGTTTTGATCGGAAATCACTTTGCTTTCTGTAATAAATTACGAGTTTTCCCCCCTCACGTGGACCATTTGGAGCAGGAATGGATGACTTGCCTGCAGATTTAAGAGAATTTCTGCAGACTCAACCTTTTCTAGAGCTCACTGAAACCAAAAGGGTAATccgctttaaaaaatattttatttatttattttttttaatgagatatCGTCCTCTCTAAAAGGGTGCAAACTGGAATAGAAGACTGAAATGGTCCTGATGATCATGTGTGATTATATGTTGTCTGCTTTTAGATCAGGTGCACATTAAGTGGACACGAGATTCCTTGCAACCTTGCGGAGCTGCAGACGTTCATATCTGGGAAGAAATTCAAGAAGCTGTGTGCTGCAGAGTTTAACTACAGCCAGTATGAACCTCATGTGGTCCCGAGCACAAAGCAGCCGTATGTCTGGTTGTTTATAAGTGAATAGAAATCACTTGGTTTTTGTGTGACATCTGCATAACATGTAAttacttactttatttatttatatatttatttcccccccacAGAAATCAGCTTTTTTGCAAGCTGACCCTGAGACACCTCAATCGCATGCCTCATCATGTCCTCCGGCACGTCAGTGGAAAACGGTACAAGAAAGCTCTGGCACAATGTGAGCACACATTTTACAGATACAGTGATGCTTCTATTGGATCAAGTGCACGATAAATGGCCGCGAGATTCCTTGCAACCTTGCGGAACTGCACTGGTCTGTTCTTGTTATTGTATTTGTACAGGACAATACGGGACTGATTACAGGATTTATGTGTtgctttttcctcttttccagATGAGGAATGTGTTAAACAAGGTGTAGAGTTCGTTCCAGCCAGACTCAGGCAGAAAACACGACCCCGAGACACAGATGATGGCATGGAGAGCGCGAAAGAAGGAGGGAGCAGGAGCAAGCACaagcagaaagagaaaaagaaacaagacaGCGGCATTTGGGCTCCGAGCTCCAGCGAGGGAGAAGGCAGCGACTCCGAGGACAGCATGTCGGATCTCTATCCATGTAAGCGTGCAGCATTTTATAATAGCTCGGTCATTTACTGTTCGACATATTGCTGTACCGAGTTCCGTTTGGATCTGTGAGTGTCATCTTGTAATACGTTAGACATGTTACTCATTTTGTCATGTGTAAATTAACATTGCGAGAGATTTGTGTAAGCATTTTCCTCCTCTGCTCTTTACAGCCACTCTGTTCACGTTAAAGGAGTCAGCGGAACAGGAAAAGATGGAGAAAGATGAAGATGAATTTCAGACAGATGACGATATGGAGGTGTCTGAAACAGAAGAGGAGAAACAAGCAGCGCAAAAACGCAAAAAGGTATCTTAATCAAGTCAAAAATGTCTTTCACAACTACATCCACAAAAAATCAGTAAATACTATGAGCTGTATTTAAAAGGACTATAATTAAAGCTTTTTGACGGTGTTACTCTCTGCCTTTACAGGTCCAGTCTGCTGCTTTTAACAAGAAAtttaagaaaaacagaaaaaagaaaggtgtTACTCGCATCAATAAATTAaagaatggaaaataataattaaaaaaaaattgcgttTGCATTAAGTCTTCCACTGACGTCACTGCTCCATTTCTGTCCTTATGAGTCTGATACACTCACAAACATGCAACAGAAcatgcatttaaaaacacaGGTATTTTTGTATAAATCATTTCCATTCATGGACATACTGATGGTAATTGTAGTCTTTGACATTTTATGCAGTTtgtacatttgacattttaagtaatatttgaaaatttattgtttaaaatatgaatTTCCAGTCATAAAGACACAACATGCTTCAGTCACTAATCACAATTTAGGTCTGAAGAATATATTAATTATGTAGtatttatatagtatttatttcTTCAGGACAGACTAAAGAGGAACTTATTATTGGCTGAGATACACTGGGTGGACACTAGTTgagaagttgttgttttttgtttgtttgtttttttttttaatggtgggGCACTTTCAAATGACCGGCATGTAAatctaatttaaatataaatacagtatgacTACATCTATAATATATAGTAACATTACACTTATGCTTTCTTGAGTATCAAGACCAATGAACAATGTTCATGAATTATGTGTGGCACAAAACCAGCAAAAACCTCAACAGAGGGAGTTACATAACCCTGTAtagagtttattattattattattattattattattattattatatctcaaaaacaaacaagctgaTGTATTTCTATCAAATAAATTACATATCTTTATAGCTGTGCTTTTACCTTTGAGCCAATGTAATGTGATATCTTGccttaaaatgtacatttagggatataaaaaatgtcattattacTGTAAGATTAatcgtatgtgtgtgtgcgcgcgtgcattTCGTTATGAATTATTGACCACACAACACGTTTGTGTAATAAACTAAAAATATTTGCAGTCAGAAAAGTTCAAAGATTTTGGAATTTATGAACTGGTTACTTATTAAAGAAAGTACAATCTGTGTTTATGCATTTTCATACGTTTTATGGGGGGATTAAGGGGAATCCTTAGATTATGTAATCGATTATGTCGCGTATATTTGGATTCAGTCTGTCACTGACTGTCCGTCGCCGTTATTTGACGTCACTGACTGTCCGTCGCCGTCATGACGTCACTGAAAGGCGACGCGCTGTTCGGTGTTTACCTTCGGGTTGCAGAAGCAGCGTTTACGCACATTTTCGCATTGTTTATGGTAAGGTCGAGCTTCGATTTATCTCTTAAATTAATCCGTGTTTCAAATATTGTGTGTCAGAATAAACTGACGAGTTTTTGAtgattattttctatattatTCTGGTTAATCGCAAGGAggtcaaattaaattaaacggAGAAATGATGTATTCATTCGTAATACTGTGGAAAAACTACAAACGGCTACAACAATGTATTATTTAACCGTGTAATGGAagtagaaaaagaaataaacaaatgatcACAGGGTTAATGTTATATCACATTCTGCAGCCTTACTGTATATGCTATATTTGATTAaaatgcacctgtgtgtgtgtgtgtgtgtgtgtgtgtgtgtgtgtgtgtgtgtttttaggaaATCATTTCATGCACAAGCAACTGGATCTTTCCCTAAGGTCCTACAGTCTGTCTGTTCCAAGCTTTCCTGTCCACCATGGCAAGTTCGATGGTGAAATTTACCTGGTGTTCTTGCCGCAACTATAAaatccagtccaaagacacgcacgAAAAGTGTTTAATCTGCCTGGGAATCCAACACGCCAAAGAGGCCATCCTCGAGTATGGAAAATGTCCGCACTGTGCCAAGATGGACTGGAGTACTTGTATCAAGCGTCTCACCAAGGTGCAGGAGGTGATCTATCAGGAGGCCCAGCAACGGAAAAATGAGGCGTCTCAGACCGGAATTCAGCCTAAATTTGAACCGGTGGTGTCATCTGCTACGGTTAAAGGTGCTAAATCTGTGAAAGTGGTGTCTGCTACACCTACTGTATCACAGACTGAAAATGCTGCTCCTGCGCCATCTTTCTCCACTGCACCTGTCATGTTCACCCTTCTCTCGCCGTCTTTGGACGTACCTGACCCAAACGCTGCAACGGTAAATGGTGCATACGTATCACGTGTAGGCTTGCAGCATAAGCTAGACTCGGCTCCGTCTGCAGCGCCTGCATCGATGCCTTCGACCTCACACAAGAGACGCCGTTCGTCTAGGTGTCACCCATGCTGCATGAAGCACTCGAGCAGGGGCTGTGGACGGAGACGGAAACACTCCCCCTCCTCACCTTCCTCCTCGCACACGTCCTGGAGCTCTGAATCCTCCTGCGAATCTGTTAGGGAGAAGAGGGCACGACGGGAAAAGAGGAATTATGCAAACATCAACAGGCAGAGTGACCAGCTGCTTATGATGGTGCAGCAGAAACTGGAAGCCCAACAGAGAGCCATGCAGGTACAGTGGAGCGTGATGGAAAGAAGGCTCGACGTCTTGGAGAAGAGGAGTTCAACCGATGTTCCAAATTCAGCAGAAACCTCCAACGTGTTCACCACATCCCAAGTGGATCAGGGACAACAGACAGGTACCTCTTCTGGATCTGTTCCCCTTTTGAATGCGGTAAAACAAGAAGACGGGCCAGTAGATATCTCGCATGCTTTAAATTCCAGTTTACCGCTGCGAGTCAGTTCAATGCAAGAGGTTCTCACGTCTGAAGAGCTGCAGAATCTCATAGTACGCGCAGCCAAACGCTTGGGTATCGATTTTCCCCAATCCCAAAACGACTCACTACATCCAATTATGGTGCCAGAATTTGAGGACTTGGTCCAAAGTACGTGGTCCAACCCAGCGAGCTCACAACCCTTCAGGCCAGTGTTCTCTGAGTTGTACAAGCTTCACGAAAGCCAGGCTCCACCTTATGATCATATGCCTGAAGTCAACAAGCTGATGGCGGCCATCTTCCAAGCCGTCATGCCTACAAGAAACAGAGAACAGCCAGTCTCTCCTGGACACTGGAGGTTCACTGACGCGCTTGCAGAAAACTCGTATCAAACCGCCGGCATGCTAGCGAAGACGGCTAACTATTTGCGTTACTTGTCGGATTACCAGAAGCGCCTTTTGGCAGAGATTTCCGAAAACCCGACTTCTCAAAGGCTCACGGATGTTCTAAGTGAGCTTAAGCTCATCGGAGAGTTCACTTTTCAGCTCTCCTCACACCAGGCAGAACTTTCTGGAAGGATCATGGCAGCATCAGTGGCTGTTAAACGACAGATATCGATGGCCAATACCAACTACACAGATTCGCTAAAAGCTACGTTTGCAGATCTTCCGTTTGCTGTCGAGACTCGAAAATAGAAGCTTGAAAATGATCCGTTTCTGTTGTTTATGAGCAGCGTGCTCGGTGACTACTTTTGCGTTTAATGTGTACTTTTTGAAATCTCCCAATTTATCCCAATTTTATAATATGTCATCCATTGTATGTAGCCTTTGCGCAACGGTTAAGAAATTGGTGCTTGTCTCTATTGGCttaattcctttttttcccccccttttttcatttaaaggtGTAGCTCCATTATtgtatataaaaagtctacacacccctgttaaaacatgcaaagatgccttcaaaataatgaaatgaaatgaaatgtttgtaCATGTCAGTAAACAGTaggaaatgaaacaaagtcactatttggtgtgacaaatcCAAGGAACTGAGCTGTAAGTGTTTtcgagcatcttgcagaaccagacacggttcttccgGAGACTTTGAccgtcgcactcgcttcttatttttgcagcgaaacccagcagccttcattgtgttttttcacATTGTGAAAGGTGTGTCCTACTACTTAATatcctgctttctttactgacatacaaacatttttcagtcacatttaattttgtgctggataactaatgtttgggaatctaaaatgtttttgtacccACCCGATAAagtgtagaagtcataaaataaaaaaatgcataacTAAAAAGTTtgtattaaacttttttttttttttttttttaaaatagggtGGCTAAGACTTTTGGACAGGGCTGTAGCAACCAacaacatgaaaaacaaaaatagaaccAGGTGGACGGGATGACTTACATTAACCTGGTAGAATAAGTCtgcacaccccttaactaatCACTTGTTGAAGCACCATTTGCTTTTAATGCaacactcagtctttttggggtAAGAATCTAC harbors:
- the surf2 gene encoding surfeit locus protein 2, which produces MDDLPADLREFLQTQPFLELTETKRIRCTLSGHEIPCNLAELQTFISGKKFKKLCAAEFNYSQYEPHVVPSTKQPNQLFCKLTLRHLNRMPHHVLRHVSGKRYKKALAQYEECVKQGVEFVPARLRQKTRPRDTDDGMESAKEGGSRSKHKQKEKKKQDSGIWAPSSSEGEGSDSEDSMSDLYPSTLFTLKESAEQEKMEKDEDEFQTDDDMEVSETEEEKQAAQKRKKVQSAAFNKKFKKNRKKKGVTRINKLKNGK
- the LOC128628640 gene encoding uncharacterized protein LOC128628640; this translates as MASSMVKFTWCSCRNYKIQSKDTHEKCLICLGIQHAKEAILEYGKCPHCAKMDWSTCIKRLTKVQEVIYQEAQQRKNEASQTGIQPKFEPVVSSATVKGAKSVKVVSATPTVSQTENAAPAPSFSTAPVMFTLLSPSLDVPDPNAATVNGAYVSRVGLQHKLDSAPSAAPASMPSTSHKRRRSSRCHPCCMKHSSRGCGRRRKHSPSSPSSSHTSWSSESSCESVREKRARREKRNYANINRQSDQLLMMVQQKLEAQQRAMQVQWSVMERRLDVLEKRSSTDVPNSAETSNVFTTSQVDQGQQTGTSSGSVPLLNAVKQEDGPVDISHALNSSLPLRVSSMQEVLTSEELQNLIVRAAKRLGIDFPQSQNDSLHPIMVPEFEDLVQSTWSNPASSQPFRPVFSELYKLHESQAPPYDHMPEVNKLMAAIFQAVMPTRNREQPVSPGHWRFTDALAENSYQTAGMLAKTANYLRYLSDYQKRLLAEISENPTSQRLTDVLSELKLIGEFTFQLSSHQAELSGRIMAASVAVKRQISMANTNYTDSLKATFADLPFAVETRK